In the genome of Coregonus clupeaformis isolate EN_2021a chromosome 1, ASM2061545v1, whole genome shotgun sequence, one region contains:
- the mrpl38 gene encoding 39S ribosomal protein L38, mitochondrial: MALRMVFSSVLRTGTDIGVSNAKTFGTAAILCRRSAPLGPMPNEDIDYKNLESLEKYRSYTRYLKKAEEAKNTPAWWKTYRQYQEQEDPGHDVERVNIGLPHCRPSRVKEARERKRVVKENRRSIELERATRLRTFKISLDRVQAGWEETSGPYHVQRLADHYGIFKDLFPMAYFYPRTTLCVSYDQDSPAQVHYGNHLTPTEAAVAPQVSFEAEEGSMWTLLLTSPDEHLLDSEGEYVHWLVGNIPGGAVMSGEELCQYLAPIPAKGTGFHRFVYILFRQEGTIDFHEDIRPPPCVSLSERSFKTVEFYRKHQDSMTPAGLSFFQSQWDQSVTNTFHNTLDMKEPVFEFERPPVYHPPQVKYPHGQPLRYLDRYRDGQEHTYGIY, from the exons ATGGCGTTGCGCATGGTTTTCTCCTCTGTGCTGCGAACGGGCACAGATATAGGGGTCAGCAATGCCAAGACATTTGGAACCGCAG CAATTTTATGCCGACGGTCTGCTCCattgggaccaatgccaaatgaGGACATAGACTACAAAAACTTGGAATCACTCGAAAAGTATCGCAGCTACACACGCTACCTCAAGAAAGCTGAGGAGGCGAAGAACACACCAGCCTGGTGGAAGACCTACAGACAGTATCAGGAGCAAGAGGACCCTGGGCATG ATGTGGAGCGAGTCAACATCGGGCTGCCACATTGTCGGCCCTCCAGGGTGAAGGAAGCGAGGGAGCGGAAGAGGGTTGTGAAGGAGAACAGACGTAGTATAGAGCTGGAGAGAGCCACACGTCTGCGCACCT TTAAGATCTCCCTGGATCGGGTGCAGGCAGGCTGGGAGGAGACGAGCGGCCCGTACCACGTCCAGAGGTTAGCGGATCACTATGGGATCTTCAAGGATCTGTTCCCCATGGCCTACTTCTACCCCCGCACCACACTGTGCGTCAGCTACGACCAGGACAGTCCCGCACAAGTACATTATGGGAACCACTTGACCCCCACAGAG GCTGCTGTGGCGCCTCAGGTCAGTTTTGAGGCGGAGGAGGGCTCCATGTGGACACTGCTGCTCACCAGCccag ATGAGCATCTGCTGGACAGTGAAGGGGAGTATGTGCACTGGCTGGT TGGGAACATCCCAGGCGGGGCTGTGATGTCAGGAGAGGAGCTGTGTCAATACCTGGCCCCGATCCCCGCCAAGGGTACCGGCTTTCACCGCTTTGTCTACATCCTGTTCAGACAGGAAGGAACCATCGACTTCCATGAAGACATCCGACCGCCGCCATG TGTGTCTCTGTCAGAGCGGAGCTTTAAGACGGTAGAGTTCTACAGGAAGCACCAGGACAGCATGACTCCAGCAGGCCTCTCCTTCTTCCAGAGTCAGTGGGACCAGTCTGTTACCAACACCTTCCATAACACACTCG ACATGAAAGAGCCAGTGTTTGAGTTTGAGCGGCCTCCTGTGTACCACCCTCCTCAGGTGAAGTACCCTCATGGACAGCCCCTACGGTACCTGGACAGGTACCGAGACGGACAGGAACACACCTACGGAATCTACTGA
- the LOC121567581 gene encoding tripartite motif-containing protein 65-like produces the protein MEAHNLSCIICLDPFMVPVTIPCGHTFCRDCITAHWDIKSKSDIGPHCPICNEKFTTRPVLNRNVSLSFLSEATANSASVSSRDTVPVMRGDMTRAMALIMCDRHKKPLVYYCRTDNMCVCCECAISECRNHEQVLVERERENRELLLRRKSVKVGICMEETERSIAGLTENIAKAKVTLQQTSHWVNAKFSMLLKVLAEKQASTGNFIEQEEASLSQAEVRLEELQERAQQLRESQGQIAALSNLSDTQLIQESRLVEVPRMKDIPVDVTLNLQERLSGVTDVLSRISKLVSEDLEKAVSTAVRQDKQGSPQDKRPVLAVVPSPAVPLHPAGKKGLSEYHCTLTFDPRTANSHLLLSQENRRAEHLTSAPRRVPAHEARFDHTWQVLCFQGFKHGQHYWELEVSKPWAYLGVTYEGIPRKEKGKSCMVGMNDLSWSLQLDEHQLSAWHNGRRETVAGHYHHSHIGMLLDYEAGTLTYYGDGQTRLHSFYCAFTQELFPACWIGEGVSITLCSP, from the exons ATGGAGGCCCACAATTTGTCCTGTATCATTTGCTTGGACCCCTTCATGGTCCCAGTCACCATCCCATGCGGTCACACCTTCTGTCGAGACTGCATCACGGCGCACTGGGACATCAAGTCCAAGTCCGACATAGGGCCGCATTGCCCTATCTGCAATGAGAAATTCACCACCAGGCCTGTCCTGAATCGCAACGTGTCCCTGTCCTTTCTGTCCGAGGCCACAGCGAACAGTGCCAGTGTGTCCAGTAGAGACACTGTACCAGTTATGAGGGGCGACATGACCAGAGCCATGGCCCTGATTATGTGTGACCGACACAAGAAACCCCTGGTGTATTACTGCCGGACAGACAACATGTGCGTGTGCTGCGAGTGTGCCATCTCTGAGTGTAGGAACCACGAGCAGGTGCTGGTGGAGCGTGAGAGGGAGAACCGAGAG TTACTGCTGAGGAGGAAGAGTGTGAAGGTGGGAATATGTATGGAGGAGACTGAGAGGAGCATCGCTGGGCTGACAGAAAATATTGCCAAAGCCAAG GTGACCCTGCAGCAGACCTCCCACTGGGTGAATGCCAAGTTCTCCATGCTGTTGAAGGTCCTAGCAGAGAAACAGGCGTCTACGGGGAACTTCATTGAGCAGGAGGAGGCTTCTCTCTCCCAGGCAGAGGTCAGGCtagaggagctgcaggagaggGCCCAGCAACTCAGGGAAAGCCAGGGCCAGATCGCAGCCCTTAGCAACCTGTCCGACACCCAGCTAATACAG GAGTCTCGGCTGGTGGAGGTCCCTCGTATGAAGGACATTCCAGTGGATGTGACCCTTAACCTGCAGGAGAGGCTCAGTGGGGTGACAGACGTCCTGTCGCGGATCTCAAAGCTGGTGTCTGAGGACCTGGAGAAGGCTGTGTCTACAGCTGTGAGGCAGGACAAGCAAG GTTCTCCCCAGGATAAGCGCCCCGTCCTGGCTGTGGTCCCCAGCCCTGCTGTTCCATTACACCCAGCTGGGAAGAAAGGCCTCAGTGAAT ACCACTGCACCCTGACCTTTGACCCTCGTACGGCCAACAGTCACCTGCTACTCTCCCAGGAGAATCGACGGGCAGAACACCTGACCTCTGCGCCGCGCCGTGTCCCAGCCCACGAGGCTCGCTTTGACCACACCTGGCAGGTGCTCTGCTTCCAGGGCTTCAAACACGGACAGCATTACTGGGAGCTAGAGGTGTCTAAGCCATGGGCCTACCTGGGG GTGACCTACGAGGGCATCCCCAGGAAGGAAAAGGGAAAGAGTTGCATGGTGGGAATGAACGATCTGTCCTGGAGCCTCCAGCTGGATGAGCACCAGCTGAGCGCCTGGCACAACGGGCGCCGGGAGACGGTGGCTGGCCACTACcaccactcccacatcggaatgCTGCTGGACTACGAGGCGGGAACGCTGACGTACTATGGAGACGGGCAGACGCGGCTGCATTCCTTCTACTGTGCCTTCACTCAGGAGCTGTTCCCCGCCTGTTGGATAGGGGAGGGCGTCAGCATTACCCTCTGCTCGCCATGA
- the LOC121567582 gene encoding WW domain-binding protein 2-like: MALNKNNSESGGVIITNSESVLMSYENVELVFCEAECLPDAFRKSKKGSIFLTPYRVIFVAKGGRDALQSFMMPFYLMKGCEVKQPVLGANYIKGTVSAEPGGGWEGCATFKLVFAAGGAIEFGQYMLQVAAQASRGQPVSGGFGGCPYMANGAYAYPPPPANGYPAGPPPGYSYPNPPPPGVFYPNPPAFDGPAAYMPPPPYSAPLGQQPPHDPALPSTTAAEAKAAEAATSGSCSTLPPTYLPQDNPPPYSPTEDKKTQ, encoded by the exons ATGGCTTTGAACAAGAACAATTCTGAATCCGGAGGCGTCATTATCACCAACAGTgaaag tGTGTTGATGAGCTATGAGAACGTGGAGCTGGTGTTCTGTGAAGCTGAGTGCCTGCCTGATGCCTTCAGGAAGAGTAAGAAGGGGAGCATCTTCCTGACCCCCTACAGG GTGATCTTTGTGGCGAAGGGGGGTCGTGATGCTCTGCAGTCCTTCATGATGCCTTTCTACCTGATGAAAGGCTGTGAGGTCAAACAGCCTGTCCTGGGGGCCAACTACATCAAAGGCACCGTCAGCGCAGAGCCcggag GAGGCTGGGAGGGCTGTGCCACCTTTAAGCTGGTGTTTGCTGCAGGAGGAGCCATAGAGTTTGGACAGTACATGTTACAGGTCGCTGCACAAG CGTCCAGAGGGCAGCCTGTGAGTGGTGGCTTTGGGGGCTGTCCCTACATGGCCAATGGGGCCTATGCCTACCCTCCTCCCCCAGCCAATGGGTACCCGGCAGGACCCCCACCCGGGTACTCCtaccccaacccccctccaccaG GTGTATTCTACCCCAACCCCCCAGCGTTTGATGGCCCTGCGGCCTACATGCCCCCTCCTCCCTACTCCGCCCCCCTGGGGCAGCAGCCCCCCCACGACCCTGCCCTGCCCTCCACAACTGCAG CGGAGGCAAAGGCAGCAGAGGCAGCAACCAGTGGCAGCTGTTCCACACTCCCTCCCACCTACCTGCCACAG GACAACCCCCCCCCTTACTCCCCTACTGAAGACAAGAAGACCCAGTAG